One Papaver somniferum cultivar HN1 chromosome 10, ASM357369v1, whole genome shotgun sequence genomic window carries:
- the LOC113315669 gene encoding uncharacterized protein LOC113315669, whose amino-acid sequence MRGCVFVDKMLLQNDANSSLPPVRVSEDASRFPYSFKGGATSAIRVARVLLETVNSNHSDVRWFVFGDDDTVFFTENLVKTLSKYDHNLPHYVGSLSETYTQNSDILSSLEMGYGGCGFALSYPLAKVLAKVLDSCLYRYPHLYGSDARIYSCLAELGVTLTHELGFHQIDMRGDLFGLLASHPLAPLISLHHLDNMNPIFPHKTRHQAIGQLLKAATFDPDRIVQQTICYDKKFSRTISISWGHAVQVFEGDVLVRDLIQVRKTFKSWGKKNAYSDLYMFNTREVDSDPCKRPTIFFLDGLSSTFNTDDAVVVKSMYKRNGFDNCLEKKNITNKLEEIRVFSHKLDLNIKQLQARRRQCCDVLPSSSVDKALNIDIREWGEDELVYMHS is encoded by the exons atgagaggaTGTGTATTTGTTGATAAAATGTTGTTGCAAAATGATGCtaattcttctcttcctcctgTACGTGTATCTGAGGACGCCTCGCGTTTTCCGTATAGTTTTAAAGGAGGTGCTACGTCTGCTATACGTGTAGCACGAGTCTTGTTGGAAACTGTAAATTCAAATCATTCGGACGTGAGATGGTTTGTCTTCGGTGACGATGATACTGTGTTCTTCACAGAGAATTTAGTGAAAACACTTTCTAAGTATGATCATAATCTGCCACATTATGTCGGGTCTCTTTCGGAGACGTACACTCAAAACTCCGATATCCTGTCTTCACTTGAAATGGGTTATGGTGGATGTGGTTTCGCTTTGAGTTATCCACTTGCAAAAGTTCTGGCCAAGGTATTGGATTCATGTCTGTACCGGTATCCTCATCTTTATGGAAGTGATGCTAGGATTTATTCTTGCTTGGCGGAGCTCGGGGTTACTTTGACTCATGAATTAGGATTCCATCAG ATTGATATGCGAGGGGATTTGTTTGGATTATTGGCCTCGCATCCGCTAGCACCTTTGATATCTCTTCATCACTTGGATAACATGAACCCAATATTTCCACACAAGACAAGACATCAAGCGATCGGACAGCTACTGAAAGCTGCAACATTTGATCCTGACAGAATTGTGCAACAAACTATATGCTATGACAAAAAGTTTTCAAGAACAATATCAATCTCATGGGGTCATGCTGTTCAGGTTTTCGAAGGCGATGTTCTTGTTCGAGATCTTATCCAAGTTCGAAAAACATTTAAGTCATGGGGGAAAAAGAATGCGTATTCAGATTTATACATGTTTAATACTCGAGAAGTGGATAGTGATCCATGCAAAAGGCCAACCATTTTCTTTTTAGATGGTCTGTCATCAACTTTCAATACAGATGATGCTGTTGTCGTTAAGAGTATGTACAAGAGGAATGGTTTTGATAATTGCTTGGAAAAGAAGAATATAACAAATAAATTGGAAGAAATCAGAGTGTTCTCACATAAGCTAGATCTCAATATCAAACAG CTGCAAGCACGGAGACGACAATGCTGCGACGTTTTACCGTCTTCGTCAGTTGATAAAGCTCTCAACATTGATATTAGGGAATGGGGAGAAGATGAACTAGTTTATATGCACTCATAA
- the LOC113317216 gene encoding uncharacterized protein LOC113317216, translating to MLSGLCLVTMIQFFVVDNLVKTLSKYDYNRWYYIGSSSESYEQNVKYSFDMAFGGGGFAISYSLAKVLAKCFDSCLMRYPHVYGSDARVFSCVAELGVGLTHEPGFHQVLEGNQLLPDLLAVQRTFSPWKRGGNANSAPYMFNTEEFPRNPCDRPTVFFLESVFNETDGIRSNYKRFSDVSCSQKVSSNKLVLIRVFSQKLEVSIEKLQAPRRHCCDVLPSSEEGLDIGIRECRTEELIFMKS from the exons ATGTTAAGTGGTTTGTGTTTGGTGACGATGATACAGTTTTTTGTTGTTGATAATTTGGTGAAAACACTTTCGAAATATGATTATAACAGATGGTATTATATTGGGAGTAGTTCAGAGAGTTATGAGCAGAATGTTAAGTATTCATTTGATATGgcatttggtggtggtggttttgcTATTAGTTATTCACTTGCTAAGGTTTTGGCGAAGTGTTTCGATTCTTGTTTGATGAGGTATCCACATGTTTATGGAAGTGATGCTAGGGTATTCTCTTGTGTAGCTGAGCTTGGTGTTGGCTTGACGCATGAACCTGGATTTCATCAG GTACTTGAAGGGAATCAACTTCTTCCTGATCTCCTTGCTGTGCAAAGGACTTTTTCTCCATGGAAGAGAGGTGGCAATGCTAATTCAGCTCCATACATGTTTAACACGGAGGAATTTCCCAGAAATCCATGTGACAGACCTACTGTCTTCTTTTTGGAAAGTGTTTTTAATGAAACTGATGGGATAAGGAGTAACTACAAACGATTTTCGGATGTAAGCTGCTCCCAGAAAGTTTCATCAAACAAACTTGTACTGATCAGAGTATTCTCTCAGAAGCTTGAAGTTAGCATTGAAAAG TTGCAAGCACCAAGACGACATTGCTGTGATGTCTTACCTTCTTCTGAAGAAGGACTTGATATTGGTATTCGAGAATGCAGAACTGAAGAGTTAATCTTTATGAAATCCTAG
- the LOC113317377 gene encoding protein NRT1/ PTR FAMILY 4.5-like: protein MKLAENKEEAAIPDSIPAHQQCNTKRGGFRAASFVFVLTGLENMGFVANMASLVIYLMAVMFFDLSGAATTLTNFMGSTFLLALLGGFISDTYLTRFSTCLLFGLIELLGLMVMTFQAHYHKLQPKPCLDPPCIKGNSSLMFYASLCLYVLGAGGVRGALPALGGDQFDPNDPKKKKSLATYFNWLILSVTVGASFGVTFIVDVSTKKSWALGFLLCLVTALAGFIVVAAGKPFYRIQKFGDSPIIRIAQVIVIAIRNRSLPLTSDANELHEINNKETAFSDEKIPHTNQFRCLDKAAISPKDSDIISNPWRVCTVTQVEEVKILARMFRILASTIIMNTCLAQLQTISVQQGIIMDLHLGSFVVPALSIPVIPLVFMSILIPLYEFIFVPFARKITKHPSGITQLQRVGVGLVLAAVSMAVAAVIEVKRRNQAIHNPLKPISLFWLSFQYGIFGIADMFTLVGLLEFFYKEAPSGMRSLSTSFTWLSLSIGYFLSSVLVEIINAVTKHFTKRKEGWLFGLDLNKCNADLFYWFLAILSCLNFASYLYWSSWYKYKTIDDSVADADTTLPEPKVVEDSKNESSEHNKEKLNAVSEDFEAKKTNAVTSSSNTESTVKDNEDKHDE from the exons ATGAAACTAGCG GAGAACAAGGAAGAAGCAGCTATTCCAGACTCAATTCCTGCACACCAGCAATGCAATACAAAACGAGGCGGATTCAGGGCGGCCtcatttgtttttg TCTTGACAGGGCTGGAGAACATGGGGTTTGTAGCGAATATGGCAAGTTTGGTAATCTATTTAATGGCGGTCATGTTCTTTGATCTCTCCGGGGCTGCGACCACCCTAACAAACTTTATGGGTTCGACGTTTTTACTCGCACTCTTAGGTGGATTCATCTCCGACACTTACTTGACTAGATTTTCTACTTGTCTTCTCTTTGGTTTAATTGAATTACTG GGGTTGATGGTGATGACGTTCCAAGCACATTACCATAAGCTGCAGCCAAAGCCATGTCTAGATCCTCCGTGCATCAAAGGAAATTCATCTCTAATGTTCTACGCATCGCTATGCTTGTATGTGTTAGGTGCCGGTGGAGTGAGAGGTGCACTTCCTGCACTAGGCGGCGATCAATTTGATCCGAAcgatccaaaaaaaaagaaatcattaGCCACTTATTTTAACTGGCTCATACTTAGTGTCACAGTTGGTGCAAGTTTTGGGGTCACATTTATAGTCGATGTTAGCACCAAAAAGAGTTGGGCCTTGGGTTTCTTGCTCTGCTTGGTCACAGCTTTAGCAGGATTCATTGTTGTCGCGGCCGGGAAGCCTTTCTACCGCATTCAGAAATTTGGAGACAGCCCCATCATCAGGATTGCTCAG GTTATAGTTATTGCAATTCGAAACCGAAGTTTGCCGCTCACTAGCGATGCTAATGAACTTCACGAAATCAACAACAAAGAAACCGCTTTCAGCGATGAAAAAATTCCGCATACAAACCAGTTTAG ATGTTTAGACAAAGCTGCAATTTCACCAAAAGATTCAGATATAATCTCAAATCCATGGAGGGTCTGCACAGTTACACAAGTAGAAGAAGTTAAGATCTTAGCAAGAATGTTCCGTATTCTAGCCAGTACTATCATAATGAACACATGTTTGGCTCAGTTGCAAACAATTTCAGTACAGCAAGGTATAATTATGGATCTTCATCTCGGTTCTTTCGTAGTGCCTGCACTATCAATCCCAGTAATCCCATTAGTTTTCATGTCAATTCTCATACCactttacgagttcattttcgtACCATTTGCTCGAAAAATCACTAAACACCCGTCTGGTATAACTCAACTTCAACGGGTGGGAGTTGGACTAGTTCTTGCAGCTGTTTCCATGGCTGTCGCCGCGGTAATAGAAGTAAAGAGAAGAAACCAAGCTATCCATAACCCACTGAAACCGATTAGTCTCTTTTGGCTTTCATTTCAGTATGGAATTTTCGGTATCGCGGACATGTTTACATTAGTTGGTTTATTGGAGTTTTTCTACAAGGAAGCTCCTTCTGGTATGCGATCACTGTCCACTTCGTTTACGTGGTTATCGCTTTCCATTGGGTATTTTCTTAGTAGTGTTCTTGTTGAGATTATAAACGCTGTGACTAAACACTTTACTAAAAGGAAAGAAGGATGGTTGTTCGGGCTTGATTTAAATAAGTGTAATGCAGACCTGTTTTATTGGTTCTTGGCTATCTTAAGTTGTCTTAATTTCGCAAGCTATCTTTACTGGTCCTCGTGGTACAAGTACAAAACAATTGATGATTCTGTTGCTGATGCTGACACAACTTTGCCGGAACCCAAAGTTGTCGAGGATTCGAAAAATGAGTCGTCAGAACATAACAAGGAAAAGCTTAATGCTGTTTCTGAGGATTTTGAAGCTAAGAAAACAAATGCTGTTACTTCTAGTTCTAACACCGAGAGTACTGTCAAGGACAATGAAGATAAACACGACGAATAG
- the LOC113319426 gene encoding dnaJ protein ERDJ7-like yields the protein MAPPAICWFAFAALISCLLLPSSLAIYCDEDDCYDLLGVTQGANSSEIKKAYYKLSLKHHPDKNPDPESGKIFAKVANAYEILSNNATREQYDYAIAHPEEFFYNTARYYKAYYGHKTDTRLVLVGLLLVLSAFQYLHQWTKYTQAVNMVKKTPAYKNRLRAIELERNGGTTNKKKGHKQIVKSGKNDEDLSKELDLQISGAEKPSMWGLLAVQFVLLPYTLSKLLLWNVCWFWRYKVRKSPYAWEDACYLTRRCLRASLEAWGNIDEYTRDDLVQRRLWEKTNLESYLADMRKESKRRR from the exons ATGGCACCACCAGCGATTTGCTGGTTTGCGTTCGCCGCACTGATATCTTGCCTTCTTCTACCTTCATCCCTCGCCATTTACTGTGACGAAGATGATTGCTATGATCTCTTAGG ggTTACTCAGGGTGCTAATTCGTCAGAGATCAAGAAAGCTTATTACAAGCTATCCTTGAAACA TCATCCAGACAAAAATCCCGATCCGGAATCAGGGAAGATTTTTGCCAAAGTCGCTAATGCTTATGAG ATTTTGTCAAATAATGCTACACGGGAGCAATATGATTATGCAATTGCTCACCCAGAGGAG TTTTTCTACAACACCGCTCGCTATTATAAAGCATACTATGGGCACAAAACG GATACTCGTCTTGTTCTTGTTGGACTACTACTGGTTCTCTCGGCATTTCAGTATCTACACCAGTGGACAAAGTATACCCAG GCTGTGAATATGGTCAAGAAAACACCTGCTTATAAAAACAGGCTACGGGCAATTGAGCTTGAACGAAATGGAGGAACAACTAACAAGAAAAAGGGCCACAAGCAGATAGTGAAATCTGG GAAAAATGATGAGGACCTCAGCAAAGAGCTTGATCTGCAAATAAGTGGAGCTGAAAAGCCTTCCATGTGGGGACTTCTTGCAGTCCAGTTTGTTCTTTTGCCATACACTCTTAGCAAG CTTTTGCTATGGAATGTCTGCTGGTTTTGGAGATACAAGGTGCGAAAATCTCCTTATGCATGGGAAGATGCCTGTTACTTGACACGAAGATGTTTGAGAGCAAGTCTGGAGGCTTGGGGAAATATTG ATGAATATACAAGAGATGATCTTGTTCAACGCCGTCTATGGGAGAAGACCAATTTAGAGAGCTACCTTGCTGATATGCGGAAAGAATCCAAGCGAAGAAGATAA